The sequence GAAATACTGCTTAATAAGGACAAGATgtaatttcttttagaaagaattccattaaaaaatcagtatacATGCTTTAACAAGTTGTTGGTATGCAAGTGGAAGgctttatttttggtaaaattcactGTCTTCATTCTTCTATACAGCTATCTATATACATGAAATGgttttataatatagtataaaattacacatattatatgatatatgaatatataaaaatctatctTGGTATAATTTCCCCCCAGAACAAATCCTTTGGACTTGAATACCTGAGACTGTGAATCTGATGAGTGAGagtatggggaaaaaaacaataatccTGGTTCTCTTAGCCCCAGGTTATAGGACTGTTTTCAGCTACTGCTTATTTGAAGTGATATGTCATGTCATTCTCTACTATAGGACTTTAGAAATGCTGATTCAATGTCATGTCCAAGTACATTTCCTTGGGAAGTTGATGAGGGTGAGCTGGGGAACAGGTGTATTAGTCATGTAGACGGAGTGGTAGACTAGCTTTACAATGTATTTTAGGAGACCGATGATTCATCTAGGTTTCAGTTATTAAGAAATACAATACATTctccagaaacaaagaaaataaggaaCTGTTTCATGAGAAGTAACATATTCCTATACTATCCTTCCTGCTTGTCCTTCTCATCagtgtattattaaaattaagttgttaAATACATTCATCTTTGGGACCATGAAGCGAAGAAGACAATACTATAATAACTTCATCCTGGGGGCTAACATTGCCAGGATTCTTTTACTCCACACTCACAAACACATTCCTATTGACaaatttcttttcccattcaaATTATGAATGAATCATTGAGTTGTTGGTATAACCTCTGAATCATTTTGCTAGTGTGAAAATATGCTGTTCAGAGTTGTTTACATtctttccctccatttctttttggAGATATAAGCAAGTTGGATTCAGGCTAGGGGAATCTGTGGCCAGCAACTCATTTCTCCATGCTGAAGCTAAGTGCCTTTTACCAGGACCACTCCCTTGACAATACTGCTATTGAGATTTTATAACAACAGATCCACTTGGCCAGGTGCTTGTGGCTAATGAATACCATTTGCATACAAGATGGaatattttaccttctttctgGTATGTCAAGCCCTGGGGATCTGTGTGTACCATAAGCACCAGGCTTTAGTCTCTGGTGAGGAGATCATGGTAATTCATTGACCTGCCAAAGTTCTTAGCACTTCTTTTAGATCTTAAGTCACAGTGTTAGTGTTACCTGGTGAAAAACAGGGAGATTCTTACCATCACTTTCCTTGTATCTTCAGGACACATAAAAAGAGAGGAGTAGGAggtgagaggtgggggtggaaagAGGTTGAAATGACACAAAACAACACATTCTTCTCTCATCTGAATCTTAATATGGTGGAGATGGAGTGATCTTAGAGACTGGTTGGAAGTGTTTTCAAATACCAAAGTCACAACTtaagtctttcaaaaataaagtactgCTTtgcagatttatttgtttgtttttggtaaggCAGAGGGTATTACTGCTAATAATAACTTCTCACTTTCATTTCATTACCATTCTTCAGTGGGGGAAAGAAAGATACATATAGTTAGTATGCTGGGAATTTCATATGCCTGGTCTTATCCATGCCACAGCCCATAAGTGACTTACTGTTTCATAATTCTGTCTGATGATGCTCTTCACCCCTTGCCTGCCTGGAAAAAGAAAGCTGCTTATTCTTCAAAGCAAAGCTCCAACATCACTTCCTTTCTACCAGCAGCTCGCCTCCCCCAACCTAGCAGAACTTCGCTCTCCCTTCTCAGCTCTTGATGGCACCAGATGCTGCCAGTATGATGCTTATCACCTTGTGCTTCAGTTTGGTTATATGCAAATCTCTCCCTCCTACTAGAGAATGAGCTCTTCAAAGGCAAAAACTGTTCTCTTTGCTGATTGTATCTCCAGAGCCTCACAGACTATTTCTCTAGTGCCTGGTAATGCCCAATAGATGCTAGTGTGACAACCAGTACTGGTGCCTGCTCTGATATTCTTAACTCTACACCAGGTTATTTCTGAAATAGAAACCAACTAACcaatccacaaaacaaaaacataattgcTGGCTTTATTACTTTCTAATTTGTATTCTTTACTTAACTTGAGCATGGTTTTGTGAGTGGGTTTAAGAAAGGGGTTGgggcaatataaaaaaaaaaaaaaagaaaggggttgGGGCAAGACAGGGTAGGGCAcgtttctgaatttattttctgGGCAACTGCTTCTTAGACTTCAGTATGAGTCACTTTAAGTCACAGAAATCTACATTGTGAATACATtgtgaaactttttaaaagctaaaaaaatataGGAGTTTCAGATGAAAGGTGTGAGCTGTTGGGAAATTAACAAGTGGAATGAATAATACACCTTGAAGTTGTACTTTTTTCAAACCCTCACTAAAAGGATCCAAAGGAACTTCTCTCTGTCCTTATATAAGccatctttctgtttcttctccttttcctcccaccttccttctccttctgcttttctttttcaccatCCTTCATCTCGTCTCTGTTttatatgctctctttctctcctttttttgttcctagaagtttatttttaagaagctggCAATGGTGATCGCAAGTTGGCAAATCAAATGAGAGGAAGATTATGGAGAAATCGGTGCAATCTAGGCTATGActatatgaggaaaatatttcttacttggttttatttttctgtgtttcaaaatgcatttctttgtttttgtctagGTGATATTGTCACATAGACCAAAATCCAAAACCAGAGAAGggaatatagagaaaaatcttCCTCCCACATCTACCCTTTAGCTATTCAGTTTCCTCTGGTCAGAAAGGCAAGATCAAGTTTCCCCTGTGTCCTTCCAAAGATATTTTCTGCCTATACATATAAACACTCactcatacactcacacacatatattctttttctcttattttacataCATGGAAACACATATATTGCACCttaatttttctgcatgttggttattttaattttttgatggctgTAAGGCATTCCATCATGTGAATATATTCTAATGCATTTAGCTAgttgcttaagattttatttatttatttatttatttatttatttatttatttatttaagagagagagagagcatgagtgtggagcccaatgtagggcttgatcccatgacccccagattatgacctgagctgaaaccaagagttggacacttaacacactgagccacctaggtgcccccagcTAGTTacttattgatggacatttaggttatttctaataTCATGTTGTTACAAGTTATGCTAAATAAATTACCTTGTCCATATGCTATTTCACGCATGTTCAGGTATTTCCATATTCAAAGATAAAGAACTTTTGATCAAAAGAAATGTATGTTAATAATTTTCATAGATGCCAAAGTGCCCTCTGCTCTCCCTATCTTACAGTagacttttaaactttttgataACTCCTACTCTGACTCATGGGGTTTCTAtaaagcataattatttttttattaaatattccattACCTAATTCTTAAGataaaaagcatttgcttttagtgcttttataatgtttaaattttaataaagtaatcAAATGAAAGAACTGAATCTATATTGGAGACCGTGTCCAAAGAACTcattgaaaagtaaaaaagataggATTCAACGAGTTATTTTGTTTACATAATCCTGAACCATTAATGTGAGGCTTTTGTTTTACTGACTTGGCAAACTTAACTGACCATTTAGGCTTAGACTGAAGTTCTTAATTTCACAGTAGTCccaaaaaaatatcattttatatctatttattttcacagttattttctatttaattcaataaatatttactatctaaaATGTGTTAGACAAGATTGGGAGATTCAGGACAAATATGACGGTCTGCCAATTCAGGGGTTCAGAGTCTAATAAGTGACATTGAAATAGACTTCCAAAACTTACTGTAGTCAGGAAATACTGAAAGCACTtgcttgtaattttaaaaatggctattaAGGAAACCACTGTTATAAGgaggtgaaaaaaaatctcaaccagAAAATCATCTCCATTTCAATTGACCAATTGATAAGTATTCATGATTCTCTTCCTGATGCTGAGGCAAATTGCATCACTTCTTGCCACAGAGCAACatgaaataaaagctataaaatgcTTCACCCCTTTTGACCTGGTAATTGCTATAATTAGGCAATTTTCTTATAGTTTGGAAGTAGTTGGTCAATCTAGCCCGGTCAATGCAATTATCTACTTTTAAAGGACAAAACAACCAATTGAAAGATCAATGTTTGCAATTTTCATGGGGTAGCCTTGCACTGACCCTGCACCATCTTATCcttgagttaatatttattgtatgattAGATTATAAACAGAATCATGAACACTTGAAATTTACATATTACACAACACAAATTGTATGATGTTGGTCTACTTAATGAAGTTTTTGTGAAATTCCTGTTTCTTGATTAAGCAACATTAGATCTTATGCAATGAACAATTTGTTCCATCTTGCTTGGTAACAGTTTTGTCCCATGACTATGTTTTAAGTAGAAATTACAATCGGTTTAATTATTGTTGTCTGCCATTGTTAATGTTGTGCAACTTTGATCTTAGTACTGTGATCTAATAGGGCCAGTTCAGCCTTATTTCAAAACTCATGCATTGAACAAATACTAATTAGCACTTATTATATGCCAAAATGATACCTGGATATTAAGATAATAGCTGGGTTTTAGGATGTAGAACTTTTGGCATGgcagagaagacaaaataaacagCTGGATGAATAAGATAATTACAAATTTGGATAACTATTTTGAAGCCAACAGctaagagatgagagagaaagtacTTGAAGTAACCAGTAGCAGTCAGAGAAGGCCTCTGAGGAGTTCACAGTTGACCATGGACCACAAGTTCGAGAATGAATGGGTTCTACAATTTTGGGAAGAGTAGTCTAGgcagagataataaatgttaagcCAAGAAAGAGAGCTTGACCTTTTCTGGGAGAAAGATGACAGTACATGACTTTTCTGGAAACACTCAACTAGTTAGTGCTAGAAGACATAGGGCTCACTTTGTGTAACATCATCAAACATATCTGATAGAAGGTAGAAGAGATTCATCATTCAccccttcatttatttaatatgttccactggaaatacaaaaatcaaaacagcaaaACCACTGCCTTGACATCCGATATTTTCAGGAGTTAAATTACCTTTTAATAAGTTTATATTCTTACTGTTTTCTTCATATTGAAATATTCACTTTTTGAAGTATAAAGCACACGATGAAATCTTTAAGTTTTGCATGATATTAATCCTGGGTACAAAGAAGATTCCAATTGCTAATAGGTCATAAACTccgactttttaaaagattaatatgaaaaaatttaaagattaatatGTAAATTGGACATCACTCTACAAATTATGCTTTTCTTAGCCCCAGCTGAACCAGAGGTGGACATCTCATCCATGATGGGCCAGGCAGACTATCACATGATGAATGGAACCTAAACTGAAAGATTCAGTAGAGGGGGTGAGAGCCTTTGCATGCCAAAGCCACAAACCATGTAAAATTTAGGTAGAACCATATAAAGCACAGAGAGCCAGTTTGAAGAAAGTGGCAAGAAAATAtggcaagggatccctgggtggcgcagcggtttagcgcctgcctttggaccagggcgcgatcctggagacccgggatcgaatcccacgtctggctcctggcatggagcctgcttctccctctgcctgtgtctctgcctctctctctctctctgtgtgactatcataaattaaaaaaaaaaaaaaaaagaaagaaaatatggcaaaaatgcAAAGAAGCAGCACTAAGACCATGTGCCTCATTGAGAAATAGAGTTGTGTGCTTCCAGATCTTCCAAACTTCATGTGTAGGATTGCTGTAAGATTGACAGAAAAGGTCAATAAAAGGTCCTGCCATGGACCATTTAAAGTATGTGGGGTCCACATATTACAAACTCACACAAGGAAAATTACGTCACTAGAGAACTCAAGGGCACTTCTAAAATTCAGTAGCCAATACTCCACATTGGCACAGCAAGACCCTAAATTCTGAACATTCAGTCTTGTGACTAACACAACTAATGCTTCAGTCCTAATAGAAATGCTTCTCTGTATCTTCTGCCCTGTgtctttgaaaacaaaagcagTGGTACCAGTTGTTGTGTCTCTTTGATGTCAGAGACAGGCATTGCTTCAAAATACAGGGCATCCTGGGGCAGGTAGAGGCTTTTGAGTAAGAGAAAAGACTGGCTTACTTGTCAAATGTTTGTCTAAACCAGCATGAGTGCAATAGGATTGTTGCACaagaaaatgtcatttacaaTAGTGCAggatgtatatttttttgtttttttcaaatgttccAATTTGTGACTCCAGAGGAATTCACAAATTAGCATAGTATTAGAATAGTTGTACATGGTGGAAAaggatcattttataatattaaacaattcatatcatttataaatgtatataaatgtgttGTAACATacataatactatttttttatataactaaGAGGTTCTAGATATTGTAAAAAGagttgaaatataaattttacagATTGATATGAAATTAGtatattttgtagtattttttgtGGAGTAATAATTTTCATATGCaatcttaaattttaagttatggGATATAAAATCCTTGGTTTACTTCTGAGTTATTGACAATTCCCGTTGCCACTGCCTCATAAGAACAATGGTTGTCCAagttgaaacaaacaaatatattatttaagaaCTACAGTGACTCAAGTGTGGTTTGTCTAATTAAGCATTACCATCGATAAAACAtattaagtgaatatttaataataataataaaaaacaaaactgctgatTGTGTTGTCATAAAGTTGACAACATAATCAGCAGTTTTGCTGGAACAAAAgcaagaattaattttttagagtaaatgttatttattgtttatatacattttagtaGTCATCCAAACATCTGCTGACCAGCAATAAACCCagatatgtataataataattaaattcatttatatgtgaTATCTTGCTAACTTTCAGTCATAATAGACCATaggtttacatttaaaaagttatcagGTTTGTCTACTAGAAAGAGCAAATATATcttacttaacaaatatattagtattttgacttaccacttttaaatatttgctcataTGGTGTATAAATCTTCATTGTACTCTTGTGCCATGTGCTACAGATATCAGGGGTGGGCCTGCTTCTGACcaacttttacttttattctgtTTGAGATCCCTGTTGTGTCATTTCTATGAGACTCCTTTGTATCCTTTTAACAACACTGCAAGTTTTTGACTTGGGCTAGTTTGAGTAGGTTTCGGTTTTTTGCATGAGAGTTCTATCTAAGCAATCATAGAGGCCCATTTCATTTCTCATGGAGGTGAAAAATGGTTCTCAcatgaataaaaatcataatcTGATCTTTATTTAATTTGATCTTATCAAATTATGATCTTTATCTTGAGCCTTTTTAAGAAATCAGGACTTTTGAAAAAGACCAATGATTCTGCCAAATTTATTAGTACATGTACTTCAGTTTCTCTGGATATTTGGATTGATTTTAAGTGTactatagaaatgaaacaggcaaaaaaataacaattttatttttaattaagctccattattttattttttattttcttaaagattttatttatttattcatgagagacagacagagagagaggcagagacataggcagagggagaagcaggctccatgcagggagcctgatgtgggacctgatcctggaactccaggatcctgccctgagcccaaggcagacgctcaaccactgagccacccaggcaccccaagctccattattttaatagagaaaacagcttgatgtattataaaatatattaaagagcAAAATGATATTAATGGTATTTGACTTCAGACAGAAAACTAAACAATAATAGAGAAGAACTTTGtgtaaaatataaacactattcaaaaagaaatctaaaacaagaaaagaaatctaactctgttttattttgttttgtttgtttgttttaatttaagcacaaatttcaaagtgaaaatccaagagaaacatttcctctatttattttcctggttAAAACCAAATTGTTCACTGTTTGGAAAATGTTCTCTAATTTAGAGTCAGAGAATTCTTAGATCTGAAAAGATCTTTATACAGTTCTCTAAGTCCACCCTGAGCTTAGAATGCTATACTGATTTGGCCAATGTTACCCAGACCATAAAGGGAAActtaaaatatgtttgtatttggATTATTAAGTATACTCTTTGTACtttggttaaattttaaaaaaaaagtgattattagagagaagaaagagggttAATGACCAATTTTAGAATCCATTTCTGCTCTTGTTACTCATGAGGGCACTGCTGTGATATTGAGAAGGGAAagtttaaagaaaggaaagatacatggcattaaatttagatttaaatatattttgattccaCCTAGTTCTGTGCATTCATTCAGATGTGATGCCGATATTCAGATCCTGTCATTTGGTGCCTGAATGCATGGAGAGCTAATCTTGGTATGAAAAGGGGTAGAATTGTTGATGTTCTatgaagctttattttttgtAGAGTCACTATTTCaactcctttcttttcccttcctcctcaatGGAGTTAACCATTTTAATGAACtattttattacttccttccttctaagGTGAATCCTTGCTCTTATATTCTGAAATCCCTCCATGTGTAACTTTTCAGGGACCTCTCTTTTTACATACTTTCTTCTTATCTCTCTCTAGAAGGTCTTTCCCATCaatatttaaatgtctttatatttctcCCATCATTAAACGTAAGCAAGCAATCAACCTCCTCTATCTCACCAAATGGATATTCCCTTCCCTCcaattcccttcccttcttctcagGGCCATGCTAACCACTTGCTCATGCCCCATTCATTCCTTAATGAATTTCATCTCAGCTTGACACTCCCTGACTCACCTAACTCTTACTCCTTATCCCAAATTCCTTCACAGAAATTGCTCTCTAATGAATTACCACTGGCTGCCTACCTGCTAAATCCCAAGGATATTTTTCAGTCCTTACCTGTCTTGGTCTCTAGTGTTTCCTAGAGTGTTACATCTAGGAAAAATCTTCTACATCATCTCCTCTAGCCCCCTCCAATCAATCATACAAAAACTGGAGATGTGAGTCAAGACAtcctccttccccatcactcTCAGCAGTGCTTCTATagtgaagggaaagaaatgaaatgtcatGTTGCCAAAAGACTTCACTATTCATCTGCCCATCTCCCTACCaggagaaataagtgaaaattcaTGATAGTGAAAGTGAAATGCTTTCAACAGGAGGTCAGGGAGAAAATGACTTTGGTCTGCCTGTCTAATGAGTCTCATTTATGAACTTTATGGGAgctaggtttttttaaaaagtgtgtacttctataattttgaaattaatttatttttacaaagaaaaatagatattaaagaaTCAAGAAAGATCTTGGGATCTGGAGAGTGGCTGGGGGGGCCGAGCAGGCAGCCGTGGACACCAGGTCTGTTCTCAGAGCGATGGGCCTTGGAGACTGAGCTGCTGCCATGATTGGAGGCTTATTCATCTATAATCACAAGGGGGAGGTGCTCCTCTCCCAGGTCTACCGAGATGACACCGGGAGGAATGCAGTGGATGCCTTTCGGGTCAATGTTATCCACGCCTGGCAGCAGGTGTGCAGCCCCATCACCAACATCGCTCGCACCAGTTTCTTCCATGTTAACCGGTCCAACATCTGGTTGGCAGCTGTCACCAAGCAGAATGTCAATGCTGCCATGGTCTTCGAATTCCTCTATAAGATGTATGATGTAATGGCTGCCTACTTTGGCAAGATCAGTGAGGAGAACATCAAGAACAATTTTGGGCTCATATATGAGCTGCTGGATGAGAATCTGGACTTTGGCTATCCACAGAATTCAGAGACAGGAGCACTGAAAATCTTCATCACTCAGCAGGGTATCAAGAGCCAGCATCAGACAAAAGAGCAATCCCAGATCACCAGCCAGGTGACTGGGCAGATTGGCTGGCAGCGGGAGGGCATCAAGTATCGCCGGAATGAGCTCTTCTTGGATGTGCTGGAAAGTGTGAACCTCCTCATGTCCCCACAGGGGCAGGTGCTAAGTGCCCATGTGTCAGGCCGGGTGGTGATGAAGAGCTACCTGAGTGGCATGCCTGAATGCAAGTTTGGGATGAATGACAAGATTGTCATTGAGAAACAAGGCAAAGTCACAGCTGATGAAACAAGCAAGAGCGGAAAGCAATCAATTGCCATCGATGACTGCACCTTCCACCAGTGTGTGCGACTCAGCAAGTTTGACTCTGAACGCAGCATCAGCTTCATCCCACCAGATGGAGAGTTTGAGCTAATAAGGTATTGCACCCCCAAGGACATCATCCTTCCTTTCCGGGTGATCCCACTAGTGCGAGAACTGGGACACACCAAGCTGGAGGTCAAGGTGGTCATCAAATCCAATTTCAAACCTTCTTTACTGGTTCAGAAGATTGAGGTGAGGATCCCAACTCTACTGAATACAAGCGGGGTACAGGTGATCTGCATGAAGGGGAAGGCCAAGTGCAAGGCCAGCGAGAACGCCATCGTGTAGAAGATAAAGCGCATGGCAGGCTTGAAGGAATTGCAGATCAACGCAGAGATTGAACTTCTGCCCGCCAATGACAAGAAGAAATGGGCTCGACCCCCCATTTCCATGAACTTTGAGGTGCCATTCGCACTCTCTGGCCTCAAGGTGCGCTACTTGAAGGTGTTTGAACCGAAGCTGAACTACAGCTACCATGATGTCATCAAATGGGTGCACTACATTGGCCACAGCGGCATTTATGAGACCCGCTGCTAGCTGCCTAGTAGCAGTGAGCCTGCCTCCCTACCCGCCCTTTTCCACAGGTCTGGGTGCCCTGGGCCACCACACTTCAGTGTCTCCTACCTCCTGCTTTGCTGCCTTCCCTTTGCACCAGCCCTTGAGTCTAGGTCTGGACCAATCACGTTGCAAGAGGGACTGGTGGAACagtccctgggctccctgggctcactgggctccctgggctccctggg comes from Canis lupus familiaris isolate Mischka breed German Shepherd chromosome 13, alternate assembly UU_Cfam_GSD_1.0, whole genome shotgun sequence and encodes:
- the LOC119876920 gene encoding LOW QUALITY PROTEIN: AP-2 complex subunit mu-like isoform X2 (The sequence of the model RefSeq protein was modified relative to this genomic sequence to represent the inferred CDS: substituted 1 base at 1 genomic stop codon); the protein is MIGGLFIYNHKGEVLLSQVYRDDTGRNAVDAFRVNVIHAWQQVCSPITNIARTSFFHVNRSNIWLAAVTKQNVNAAMVFEFLYKMYDVMAAYFGKISEENIKNNFGLIYELLDENLDFGYPQNSETGALKIFITQQGIKSQHQTKEQSQITSQVTGQIGWQREGIKYRRNELFLDVLESVNLLMSPQGQVLSAHVSGRVVMKSYLSGMPECKFGMNDKIVIEKQGKVTADETSKSGKQSIAIDDCTFHQCVRLSKFDSERSISFIPPDGEFELIRYCTPKDIILPFRVIPLVRELGHTKLEVKVVIKSNFKPSLLVQKIEVRIPTLLNTSGVQVICMKGKAKCKASENAIVXKIKRMAGLKELQINAEIELLPANDKKKWARPPISMNFEVPFALSGLKVRYLKVFEPKLNYSYHDVIKWVHYIGHSGIYETRC